The window AAACAACAGCGTCGAGGCCGCGCTGCCGTAACCGACGTCCTGGAATTCCACCAGGTGCTGGCGGGCATACACCGACATGCTCATGGTGCTCGATGAATTCGAGGTCAGCACATAGATCACGTCGAATACTCGCAGCGAGTCGAGGATGCGGAAGATCGCCGCCACCAGCAGTGCGGGCATGAGCAGGGGAAGCGTGACACGCCAGAACACTTTCAGTGGATGAATGCCATCGACCCTGGCGGCTTCGTAGCAATCGCTTGGCAACATCTGCAAGGCGGCCAACATCAGCAGCGTGACAAAAGGGACGGTCTTCCAGACATCGACGATGATCACCGCCCACATCGACAGATCCGCATCGGCCGTCCAGGCCAGAGGCGCGTCAATCAGGCCGAGGCTCAGCATCAGGTGATTGATGATGCCGAACTGGTCGTTAAGCATCCATGACCAGATCTTCGCCGAGACAATGGTCGGAATCGCCCAGGGAATCAGAATCAACGCCCGCACCAGCGAACGGCCGGTGAACTTGATGTTCAGCAGCAACGCCACCAGCAGTCCCAGTACGACTTCCAGTCCCACCGACACCACGGTGAAATGCAAGGTGTTGCGCACCGCGTTCCACCATTGTGGATCGACCAGAATGCCCGACCAGTTGGTACCGTTGTGGAATAGATAATTGCTCAAGCCAACGAAGGTTCCGCCACCGGTATCCGCCAGATTGGCGTCGGTCAGGCTGAACCAGAATGTGCGCAGTAGCGGCCAGGCTGCCACCAGGGCCAGACACAGCAACATCGGCGTCAGAAACAGCCAGGCAGCGCGTACTCGGCGTCGTTGTACGGGCGTTTCCCTGGTGAGCAGCAGCTCATCACAGGGGGCATGGGTAGAAGAGACAGACATGGTGATTTCCTTCCTTGTGGCTTACCAGTTCCGGCGTTTGATGCGCGTGAGTTCGTTTTCCAGTTCGGCCAGCGCCTGATCGACAGGCAACTCGCCCGCCAGCACGCCATGCACTCGATCGAAGAACGCATTGGAGACCCGTGGATAACGATCGGCAGTGATGGAGGCGGGGCGCATGACTCCATCGTTGAGAATGCTGTGCAGCTGAGCGTAATAAGGCATGGCCGCGAGCAGTTCGGGGTCTTGATACAGCGACTCGATAACCGGGTTATAGGCGCCAATCAGGGCACGATGTTTTTGCTCTTGAGCGCTGGTCAGGTAGCTCACCAGTTCTGCGGCAAGTTTTGGATGGGCGCTGTAACGCGATACCGCCAGGCCCCAGCCACCGAGAGTGGATGCATGGCTGCCGGTCTCGCCGCCGCGGGGCAGGGGAGCGACCCCGACCTTGTCTTTTACGGCACTGTCCTGACTTTGGACCAGAGCCCAGACATACGGCCAGTTACGCATAAACAGCGCATTGCCCGACTGGAATACGCCACGGCCTTCTTCCTCGGTGTAATTGAGTACGCCACGCGGGGAGATGTCGCCTACCCAGCTTTTCGCCAGGGTCAAAGCCGTTCTTGAGGCCTGACTGTTGACCACGATGTCACCTTTTGGATTGACCAGCCCGCCTTCCGGTTGGCTGCTGATCCACTCCAGCGCGTTACACGTCAGACCCTCGTAGGCGCGTCCCTGAAAGATGTAACCCCACGCATTGGGGTTCCCGGCGTTGCGTTCAGCCTGTTGAACATCCTTTGCGGTAGAGGTCATTTCCTCCCAGGTCTGGGGAACCTGCTTGTCGTATTTCTCGAGCAAGTCCTTGCGGTAATACAGCAGGCCTGAATCGGTGAACCACGGCATCGTCACCAGCTGTCCGTTCACTGTGGCGTTATCCACCTGTGCCTGGAAATAACCCTGGGTCGCATTGGCTGGAAGCACCTCGCGCAGATCCATCAGGTGTTTGGCCAGCATTCCCGGCCACACCATATCGATTTGAATGATGTCGATGTCGGCGGACTGCGCACTGAGGATCTGTTGGTAGAACGACAACCGCTCGGTCGCCGAGTTAGGCGTGGAAACCACCTCGACGTTGTTGCCGGTCTGTTTCGACCACGCCTCGACAGCCTCCTTGCAGAGTTGTAACTCAGCACCCACCGCACCGCACGAGATCGTCAAATTGGCCGCGCTCGAGAGGGATGGAAGCCCGGCACAGAGGGTGAGCAGTGCTGCTGGAAGAAGAGATTTCAGCTGTTTCATAGAGCCCTCTTTATTTTTGTTTTTAGAAAAGTTAACGTTAACATCGCCAAATGTAGCAGCGTATTTGCGATGAGGCATCCTTTTTTTCGTTGATTGCGACAATTTACAACTCACGAAAAATGGCCGGTCGCGGGAACAAAACAATAAAAACAAAACAGGGAAATCCACATGCACAAAGCATCAGGCTGGCTACTCGCAGGCGTGCTCGGCACATCGGCGGCAACCTCGCAGGCCGCGACTCTGGAAGAACGCATGGCTGCGTTTGAAGCCCGTACCAGCGCAGCGGAAAAGCGTGCAGCCGCAGCCGAACAGCAAACCCAGGCACTTGCCAGGGAATTGCTGCAAATCAAACTCGCAGCTCCCGCTTTGCAGCCCGCTACGTCTACTGCAGCAGCCATTTCGGCGCCTGCTTTGGACACTCGACTGGCAAAACTCGAAGCCCGTCAGCAAAGCATGGAAAAGCAGGGCAGCAGCGGACACCTCACTGACGGCTTCAGCTTCAAGGGCTACGCCCGCTCCGGATTGCTGATCAACGATGGGCTGGGTGGTGGTCGTGGTGGCCCTTATACAACGCCTGCCGGTTCAGTCGGTGGTGCCGTCGGGCGACTCGGTAACGAAGACGACACCTACATGCGCATAGACCTGTCGAAAGAGATGCATGCGCAGAACGGCACCCGATCCAAATTCACCGTGTCCATCGCCGACGGTGTGGAAAGCTCCAATGACTGGACGGCCGACGAGAGCAACCTGAACGTGCGTCAGGTATTTACTGAACTCGATCATCTCGCCGCCTTCAAGGGCAATTCAGTGTTCGAGAACTCCACTCTGTGGGCGGGCAAGCGATTCGACAGGGACAATTTCGATATCCACTGGCTGGACTCGGACGTGGTCTTTCTGGCCGGCACCGGGGGTGGGATCTACGATGTGCAGATGAACAAGGACTGGCGCTCGAATTACTCCTTGATCGGGCGTAATTACGGGGATTTCAGTGAAGGCGGTATCAACGCCGATGTGGAAAGCTACATCCTGACCTCCAACCAGTTCTTCGACAGTGGTCAGTGGCAGTGGATGTTCAATGGCATTGGCTCAAAGAAAAACGACTTTGGCACTCGCAGCAATGAAGCGGGCCTGGCGCCTGCGGATTCCGGCTTGCACAGCATGCTGGCCAATCACCAGAAAAACTTTTTCGGCAGGGAAGGCTTCTTCAAAACAGCACTGCTCTATGGGCAAGGTCTGGGGGCAGAGGTCAAGAACATCGGTTCGGATGGCGAACTGATCGACGACGCCCGCGCTCTGCGCCTGGCGCTTTATGGTGAGACACCCATTGCACCCGGCTGGCGTATCGGCCCCAGTTTGTTGGCCGAACAGAGCAAGGACAGATACGTCAAGGGTGACGACTACCGCTGGATGACCCTGAACGTGCGGTTGGCCAATGAAATCAACAGCAATTTCGAGATGGCCTACGAAATGAGCTGGCAAACCATGGACCTCGACCCCAAGGGTTACATGCAACGCAATGCGGTCGACGGTAACTTCTGGAAATTCACGGTCGCTCCGACATTCAAGCCTGATTTTGGAGACCTTCTCACACGTCCCGAATTGCGAGTGTTCGCAAGTCTCATGAACTGGTCTTCGGACCTGGACAGATACAGTTCCACAGACAACTTCGGCAAGACGGACTTCAACGCCGGAGGTGTGTGGCAATACGGGATACAAATGGAAACCTGGTTTTAATACTTGAACGCGTCCGGACAACCCGCCTTCAGTGCGTCTGCTGGCGGTTGTTGCAAACAGAGATGGTTCCTGCAGCTGAAATACTGACGAAACATTCTGGCCATATGATTCGCGTCACTGAAATCCAGGGAGTTGGAGATGAATCGACCATCAAGAAGCATGCGCAAACTGCTCGACGCCGTCGCCACTAACAATGAGGTAGCGGCGCTAGATATGATGCGCGCAGCAGAGCATCTCCAAGACGAAGTGCTACGCCAGCGGTTGCTCAACATGATTCACCGACTCAACCAGGACGCCATGGACTTACGAGCGGCGCGTGACGATATCCAGGGCGGAGCCATAAAGCTCGCGTGATCATTCTCGGTGACGTCTCTTGGTCTGTATGCTGCGTTGGGCTTGGGCCAAGGGCGCGTTGACCCGTCCGAGCTATCCCGGTGGGTCAGCCGGGTAGGGACGCCTTAT of the Pseudomonas frederiksbergensis genome contains:
- a CDS encoding carbohydrate ABC transporter permease, with protein sequence MSVSSTHAPCDELLLTRETPVQRRRVRAAWLFLTPMLLCLALVAAWPLLRTFWFSLTDANLADTGGGTFVGLSNYLFHNGTNWSGILVDPQWWNAVRNTLHFTVVSVGLEVVLGLLVALLLNIKFTGRSLVRALILIPWAIPTIVSAKIWSWMLNDQFGIINHLMLSLGLIDAPLAWTADADLSMWAVIIVDVWKTVPFVTLLMLAALQMLPSDCYEAARVDGIHPLKVFWRVTLPLLMPALLVAAIFRILDSLRVFDVIYVLTSNSSSTMSMSVYARQHLVEFQDVGYGSAASTLLFLVVAVIALLYLYLGRRQLEVRS
- a CDS encoding ABC transporter substrate-binding protein, with protein sequence MKQLKSLLPAALLTLCAGLPSLSSAANLTISCGAVGAELQLCKEAVEAWSKQTGNNVEVVSTPNSATERLSFYQQILSAQSADIDIIQIDMVWPGMLAKHLMDLREVLPANATQGYFQAQVDNATVNGQLVTMPWFTDSGLLYYRKDLLEKYDKQVPQTWEEMTSTAKDVQQAERNAGNPNAWGYIFQGRAYEGLTCNALEWISSQPEGGLVNPKGDIVVNSQASRTALTLAKSWVGDISPRGVLNYTEEEGRGVFQSGNALFMRNWPYVWALVQSQDSAVKDKVGVAPLPRGGETGSHASTLGGWGLAVSRYSAHPKLAAELVSYLTSAQEQKHRALIGAYNPVIESLYQDPELLAAMPYYAQLHSILNDGVMRPASITADRYPRVSNAFFDRVHGVLAGELPVDQALAELENELTRIKRRNW
- a CDS encoding carbohydrate porin, which encodes MHKASGWLLAGVLGTSAATSQAATLEERMAAFEARTSAAEKRAAAAEQQTQALARELLQIKLAAPALQPATSTAAAISAPALDTRLAKLEARQQSMEKQGSSGHLTDGFSFKGYARSGLLINDGLGGGRGGPYTTPAGSVGGAVGRLGNEDDTYMRIDLSKEMHAQNGTRSKFTVSIADGVESSNDWTADESNLNVRQVFTELDHLAAFKGNSVFENSTLWAGKRFDRDNFDIHWLDSDVVFLAGTGGGIYDVQMNKDWRSNYSLIGRNYGDFSEGGINADVESYILTSNQFFDSGQWQWMFNGIGSKKNDFGTRSNEAGLAPADSGLHSMLANHQKNFFGREGFFKTALLYGQGLGAEVKNIGSDGELIDDARALRLALYGETPIAPGWRIGPSLLAEQSKDRYVKGDDYRWMTLNVRLANEINSNFEMAYEMSWQTMDLDPKGYMQRNAVDGNFWKFTVAPTFKPDFGDLLTRPELRVFASLMNWSSDLDRYSSTDNFGKTDFNAGGVWQYGIQMETWF